In Mucilaginibacter sp. KACC 22063, the genomic stretch AAAACGTAAAAAGGGATAAACTGGTACCAGCCAGAATTGCCGACATCATGGCACCGTTTTGTATTCTGTGCAATACCGAACCATAAAAGCAATGGATAAGCTAAAAGCCAAAGCATTGAGCCATGCGCAAAAATAGCTGCCGTTGCAAACAAGGCTATGCCAGCATAAACAAAAAATGAAAGCGCATATTCAGTTCTTCTGATGCGCCCTTTAAGCGATAGGGGCTTTTTAAACATAAGAATTAGTGTTGAAGTTTGTTTGACTAAAGATATTAGCAATAAATTATGAAAGCAAATTTTAGCTAAAAAAAAGTTTAGTTAATTGTATCAAAAAAAGGGGAGCTTAATAAAGCTCCCCTTTTTAATCAGCAGGTGATTATCATATGATTACCAGATCTTGGTACGCTGGGCTTCTGGTTTAAACATTTTGTCGCCTCCTTTTACATTAAACGCTTTGTAAAAAGCATCTGTGTTTGAAAGCGGGCCGTTGGTGCGGTACATTTCTGGCGAGTGTGGGTCAACGCTGATACGCATACGTAAAAATGCATCCTGATCTTTTATGCGCCACACCTGTGCAAATGACAAGAAGAAACGCTGATCTGGGGTAAAGCCGTCGATCTTGTCTGTGCCTTTACCTTGCTTGGTGCGTTTAAATGCTTCATAGGCAATAGCAACACCGCCATTATCGGCAATGTTCTCGCCTAAAGTAAGCTTGCCATTTACATGTAAGTTGCCTAATACAACATATTGGTCGTACTGATTGGCGATAGCAGCGGTTTTAGCTTTAAATTTAGCTTCGTCTTCTTTAGTCCACCATACTTTCAGGTTGCCGTTTTTGTCGTACTGGCTACCCTGGTCGTCAAATCCGTGGGTCATTTCGTGGCCAATTACTGCACCGATAGCACCATAGTTAATAGCATCATCCGCATCTTTATCAAAGAATGGGAATTGTAATATACCTGCCGGGAACACAATCTCATTAAAGCTTGGATTATAGTAAGCGTTAACGGTTGGCGGTGTCATACCCCATTCGGTTTTATCAACCGGTTTGTTTAATTTGTTTAGCTGAACGGTATAGTCGTGTTTGCTAATGGCTTCCATGTTTTTGTAAAAATCATCGCGGCTAATCTTTACATCATCATAATTTTTCCACTTGTCAGGGTAGCCGATCTTTTTAGTGAAAGCATTCAGTTTTTCCAATGCTTTTTTCTTGGTATCCTCGCTCATCCAATCCAGGTTCTTAATGCGGTCGGCATAAACGCTTTGCAGGTTATCAACCAGTTCTTTCATGCGTTTTTTTGCATCCGGAGTAAAGTAACGCTCCACATAAAGCTGGCCTAATAGTTCGCCTAAGCCGCCGTCAACTGTCGAGATCATATCTTGCCAGCGTTCTTTTGGTTTTTTCTGACCAGAAAGGACCGTATTAAAGAAATCGAAATGTGCTTTTCTGAAATCTTTGCTCATGTAACCAGCAGCACGGGTAAGGGTAACAAATTTCAATTCAGTTTTCCAGGCATCAACAGGCTGTGTTTTCAGCAGTTCGTTTAAAGCCATATAATATTTAGGCTGGCCAACTAAAACGGTATCGGTTTTGAAACCCATCCGGTAAAAGATATTGTTCAGGTCCATGCCTGGTAATTTCTTTTGCAGATCAGCTACTACAAATTTGTTGTAGTTTTTTACCGGGTCGCGCAGCTCAACCGGAGTAGCGTGCGATTTAGCAATCTCTGTTTCCAAAGCCAAAACAGTTTTGGCATTTTTGGCAGCAGTGGCAGTATCAACACCTGTTAATGTAAACAGTTTTGCAATATATTTAAGGTACTCTGCCCTGATTTTTACACTTTCTGGATCGGTTTTGAAATAGTAATCCCTGTTGGGTAAAGTAATGCCCGATTGCCCAAACTGAGCAACATTCTTGGTGCTGTTCTTATCGTCAGGAGACACGTAAAACCCTAACAGATAACCATCACCGTTTTGGAACTGGTCGGCAGAGAATTCAAGTACCTGTTTGTTGTCTTTTAAAGCATCAATTTTTGTAAGCAGAGGCTTCACGGGCTCCCAACCTTTTTTATCAATTGCAGCTGTGTCCATACCACTCAGGTACAGGTCGCTTACCTTTTGCTCTTTGCTGCCATTTTTGTTATCCTGTTTTGATATCTCATCCAAGATATGGTGTAAATTTTTCTGGTTGTCATCATACAAAGTATAAAATGAACCCCAGCCACGCTCGGTAGCCGGTATCTGGGTTTTCTTTAACCATGTACCGTTGGCATATTCAAAAAAGTTATCGCCGGGCTTTACTGTGGTATCCATACCACTTTTATCAAAAAATACAGTACGCTTAGGGGTTTCGTCCTGCGGTTTGGGTTTGGTATTACAAGCCGCAGCAAGTACTGCAGGCATGGCTACCCATAATATTGGTTTAATTTTCATGGAAAATACTTTAAATTGGGTGTAAATATGCTTAACTGATAAGAATATAGCAAATAAGTTAAACGGCGATAACAGCAAACCATTACATTGGAGTTATCGTATTTTTATCAGAGTGGCTTAGTATGTTGATGCCAATGTTAATATGTAGAAAACTTGTTATGCCTTAATGTCATTACAAATGACGAAATTGCTTGTGTAAATAAAGCTATGATGCAATGCGACAGTTTAAGATAAACCATTTGGGGTTAAAATGATCAAACATAGTGTATGTGCTTTTGAACAGGGTTTTTAATCACAAAAATTATCTTTTTAAAGCAATATTTAATAGATTGCCTGCCACAGTATTAAAGTTTTATAGCAAAGCAAAAAGTTGGCAATATTGTTGTAAATATATAATTACTTCGCCCGGGTCAGAACAACTCATGCATCAGGGCGTTTACAATTTAATTTGAAAGGTATTTTATGGAAGCTAAATTTTCACCGCGCGTAAAAGATGTTATTTCCTATAGCAGGGAAGAGGCTTTACGTCTTGGCCACGATTATATAGGTACAGAACATCTTTTGCTTGGGTTGATCCGCGATGGAGACGGGATAGCTATCAAATTGCTGAAAGGCTTAAACGTTGATACATCCAGATTACGCCGTGCGGTAGAGGATGCAGTTAAAGGCACATCAGGAACTAATGTGCATATCGGCAGCATCCCTTTAACTAAACAAGCAGAAAAAGTATTAAAGATCACATATCTTGAAGCGAAAATATTTAAGAGCGATGTAATTGGTACAGAGCACTTGTTATTATCTATTCTTCGCGACGAAGATAACATTGCTTCGCAGCTGCTGATGCAGTTCCACGTGAACTACGAAATTTTTAAAGCAGAGGTGGAGTCACACAAAAACAACATTACAGACGAAATGCCTGGTTCGCCAACAGGTGGTGATGATGACTTTAAAGAAGAAGAATCATTCAGCCAGCCTAAAAAGGTATCAGACATTAAATCTAAAACTCCGGTTCTGGATAATTTTGGCCGCGACTTGACAAAAGCTGCTGAAGAAGGCCGTTTGGATCCGATTGTTGGCCGGGAAAAAGAGATTGAGCGTGTGTCTCAGATACTTTCACGCCGTAAAAAGAACAACCCGATTCTAATTGGTGAGCCGGGCGTAGGTAAATCAGCCATTGCAGAAGGTTTGGCATTGCGCATTGTTCAGCGTAAAGTATCACGTGTGTTATTCAACAAACGTGTAGTAACGCTTGATCTTGCTTCATTGGTTGCTGGTACTAAATACCGCGGCCAGTTTGAGGAGCGTATGAAAGCGGTGATGAACGAGCTTGAAAAATCTCCGGACGTTATCCTGTTCATCGACGAAATTCATACCATTGTTGGTGCAGGTGGTGCTTCAGGCTCTCTTGACGCATCAAACATGTTTAAACCGGCATTGGCAAGGGGTGAAATTCAATGCATCGGCGCTACTACGTTAGACGAGTACCGTCAGTACATTGAGAAAGATGGCGCGTTAGACCGTCGTTTCCAGAAAGTAATGGTTGAACCAGCTTCACCTTCAGAAACTATCGAAATTCTTAACAGAATTAAAGAGAAATATGAAGAGCACCATGGCGTAACTTATACTCCGGAAGCTATTGAAGCCTGTGTTACTTTAACTGCACGTTATATAACCGACCGCTTTTTACCGGATAAAGCAATTGATGCTTTAGACGAAGCTGGCTCTCGCGTTCACTTGACTAATATCCATGTTCCACAAAACATACTGGATATTGAGCAAAAGATTGAGCAGATAAAGGTTGAGAAAAACCGTGTGGTTCGCAGCCAGAAATATGAAGAAGCTGCAAAACTTCGTGATACTGAAAAACACTTGTTAGAAGAGCTTGAACAAGCTAAAGGTGTTTGGGAAGCAGAAACAAAATCTAAACGCTACACTGTAAGCGAGGATAATGTTGCCGAAGTGGTAGCAATGATGACCGGTATCCCGGTACAAAAAGTAGGACAAGGCGACAGCCAGAAACTGTTGAACATGACTACCAGCATCCAGGGTAAAATTATCGGTCAGGATGATGCGGTTAAGAAATTAACTAAAGCTATTCAACGTACACGTGCCGGTTTAAAGGATCCTAAAAAACCAATTGGTTCATTTATATTCCTTGGCCCAACAGGTGTGGGTAAAACAGAGCTTGCCAAAGAGCTTGCCCGCTTTATGTTTGACACCGAGG encodes the following:
- a CDS encoding ATP-dependent Clp protease ATP-binding subunit is translated as MEAKFSPRVKDVISYSREEALRLGHDYIGTEHLLLGLIRDGDGIAIKLLKGLNVDTSRLRRAVEDAVKGTSGTNVHIGSIPLTKQAEKVLKITYLEAKIFKSDVIGTEHLLLSILRDEDNIASQLLMQFHVNYEIFKAEVESHKNNITDEMPGSPTGGDDDFKEEESFSQPKKVSDIKSKTPVLDNFGRDLTKAAEEGRLDPIVGREKEIERVSQILSRRKKNNPILIGEPGVGKSAIAEGLALRIVQRKVSRVLFNKRVVTLDLASLVAGTKYRGQFEERMKAVMNELEKSPDVILFIDEIHTIVGAGGASGSLDASNMFKPALARGEIQCIGATTLDEYRQYIEKDGALDRRFQKVMVEPASPSETIEILNRIKEKYEEHHGVTYTPEAIEACVTLTARYITDRFLPDKAIDALDEAGSRVHLTNIHVPQNILDIEQKIEQIKVEKNRVVRSQKYEEAAKLRDTEKHLLEELEQAKGVWEAETKSKRYTVSEDNVAEVVAMMTGIPVQKVGQGDSQKLLNMTTSIQGKIIGQDDAVKKLTKAIQRTRAGLKDPKKPIGSFIFLGPTGVGKTELAKELARFMFDTEDALIQIDMSEYMEKFAVSRLVGAPPGYVGYEEGGQLTEKVRRKPYAVVLLDEIEKAHPDVFNILLQVLDEGQLTDSLGRKVDFRNTIIIMTSNIGARQLKDFGQGVGFSTAAKMNQVDAHSRGVIENALKRAFAPEFLNRIDDVIVFNSLTKEDIFKIIDIELAGLFGRINSLGYKIELTDNAKDFIADKGYDLNFGARPLKRAIQKYLEDPIAEEILKGEISEGDTMEVDYNREEDAIKVSGKASNDTGKTEKEEEQK
- a CDS encoding M13 family metallopeptidase, with amino-acid sequence MKIKPILWVAMPAVLAAACNTKPKPQDETPKRTVFFDKSGMDTTVKPGDNFFEYANGTWLKKTQIPATERGWGSFYTLYDDNQKNLHHILDEISKQDNKNGSKEQKVSDLYLSGMDTAAIDKKGWEPVKPLLTKIDALKDNKQVLEFSADQFQNGDGYLLGFYVSPDDKNSTKNVAQFGQSGITLPNRDYYFKTDPESVKIRAEYLKYIAKLFTLTGVDTATAAKNAKTVLALETEIAKSHATPVELRDPVKNYNKFVVADLQKKLPGMDLNNIFYRMGFKTDTVLVGQPKYYMALNELLKTQPVDAWKTELKFVTLTRAAGYMSKDFRKAHFDFFNTVLSGQKKPKERWQDMISTVDGGLGELLGQLYVERYFTPDAKKRMKELVDNLQSVYADRIKNLDWMSEDTKKKALEKLNAFTKKIGYPDKWKNYDDVKISRDDFYKNMEAISKHDYTVQLNKLNKPVDKTEWGMTPPTVNAYYNPSFNEIVFPAGILQFPFFDKDADDAINYGAIGAVIGHEMTHGFDDQGSQYDKNGNLKVWWTKEDEAKFKAKTAAIANQYDQYVVLGNLHVNGKLTLGENIADNGGVAIAYEAFKRTKQGKGTDKIDGFTPDQRFFLSFAQVWRIKDQDAFLRMRISVDPHSPEMYRTNGPLSNTDAFYKAFNVKGGDKMFKPEAQRTKIW
- a CDS encoding DUF805 domain-containing protein; translation: MFKKPLSLKGRIRRTEYALSFFVYAGIALFATAAIFAHGSMLWLLAYPLLLWFGIAQNTKRCHDVGNSGWYQFIPFYVLVLLFAGSQPGTNQYGANPKGKEMPQPATVAI